tctctctaaatgTTCTTGCTCCTAAGTCATTTATTTGATGATCAGGAGGTGCCTAAACGATCATTGCATCAAAGCCTACAAATCCAACCAATCAATTTCTGTTTTAGAGCAAGTTTTTACTCGTTTTTCTGTCCTCTTTGCTTCGGTCAATGATCATGAACAGAACTGTTATGCATGTATCATTTAGCTATCTCTTCATATTCTTGGGGAATTTATAGTTCTAAAAACTCTATCTGTTTCCAATTTGGTGCCTTGTAGGTTCATTTAGGAATGTCTTGCGTTTTAAGCGACCAACAGAACGTTTTAGTGGATTTAGCTGTTAttttgaggtaagggaagttagacTTTATTTTAGTTGTGTTTGTAGTGTAAATTTAgtaattatacaaattttaaacgTTTTAGTAAAATATGGTGTGTTTGGATAAACTTGACGTATGTAAATTGGTGTTTTTAATGATATGATGTTATTGTAATTGATGTGATAATATGTTTGTTGTTGTATAATGTTTTAATTGTGTGTGATAAAGatatttgattgtttgaaaCAGAATTCAAGTGGTTGTGAGAGTATTGGTCAAGTTACTTAGACTTTAAGCTTAAAAGAAGGGGTTTTGGGTAGTGAAATTTAGAAATAGGTATGGGAATGCCATGGGATCTGTTTTGGGACTGTCACGAGATAATTTAGAACTTGTTAGGAGGGATTATATGGTTAAAAACTGTGTGAAATAAAAAGGGTAGTTTATAGGGgttgtttttaagtgtttttggtGTAAAAAGATAGTGTTGAATAGTGAAATATTGAGGTAAGTTGTCTGCACTGTTTTGCAAGGTTAGAAGTATGTTATCACACCTATTAGGACGTGTCTAGGTGATTAAACTAGTAAAATTTGTTCTGAAATGGAAAATGACTTTAAAGGTTGAGTTTTTAGCCCATTTTAGGGGTTCTAAGGAGTGAAAATGAGAAGTAGGACAACTGGGAGTATTATGTGGTTTTTGAGTGTCCTAGCAAGTGTAATTGGACTTGTTTGTGCAAGTTGAAATCTGGTTTGAGGGTTTAAAAGAGTAGAAATGAAATTGGATAGCTTGTAGAAGTGAAAAATGGGTTTTCAAGTGTCAATTTGAGTTACAGTAGTAGGGTTCTCTAAGTTTTCTCAAGTTCTAGAGGGTCCTAGGGGTCTATAGAAGTTTAGGGTAATGTCCCCAAAGTTTAATTTCAAAGTGGTGTTTTGTTGTCATATTGTTGGGTGGCACGGTGTGGTGCAGCTGGACGCCATTAGACTGCACTACAACATTTTGGGGAGTTTTCAGGGTTCTtgatgtccgttttggacgttctttaggtcgttttggGGATTTTTGACCTATCCGGAACTGTTGGTGAGAGTTTCAGAGCTGTTTTTCTTACCTAAATATGAGTATTGAGATGCTATGAATAAATTGTGTTATTGGGTGATTTCTAATAACTTCTATGGttgtttctatttctttaatgtatgatCAGTAATCTCATGTATTGGTGTACTATGCGAATGTGAAGTGATATCAATCGTTTCAAAGTTATGAAGGTTATTTCCAAGGTGGAACTTCTTTGTGTGGTTTCAAGTGTGTTATAATGAATGCatggagctcagtcttggggttATCCTAAAATTCTAAtggtcattcattctcaagtagagaagattgacacatgtggtgagagtaccAGGAGGTCTttgtcttgggtgcttccagtatgatccAAGGCATGGaatagactaaccttgtgagtgtagTAGGGTAAAACTCATTgccaatggctttgcaaagcagtagaggtcaccacaagtgcacaattCGCCATAGTTCGGcattcattctaagtccggacaatCGGTCTAAGTCTTTTTACACCAAGATGTTTGAATTGATCTATGTTATCTCTATGATTATTATGCGAGATATTTCAATTGATATGATGTAATGTTTTGAATTtagcttacccttgtttttgtttgtctgtgtgttttctcttttgcgatgattaCCTTGAtgggtgtgagcttagggaagACATCTTTCTAGTTCTCTCACTGTAGGGGTTGGTGGTGAAGCAACACTATAGTTAGtctcttttgcttttcacgtgtagatttttcttcttttgaaatCTCAAATTTGTTGTAAGTTATCTCTTTGTAGTTCTTATTTTAGtgattttatattactaaaatgggatgttacaaaaatatcattataatatttatataaaaattaaatttgattgtaaagtgataaaattgtttaattttagaatgaaattaaaactaaaactaaatcaaaataaagaaattaaaaaatataccgTAAAATGATATTGActtaatatataaacaatatttttaaattaaaaagaaccTTGAACCAAAACGTAACATACAGAAGAGATCGTAAACGTCTttgctataaaaaaaaaacatatatatagtAGAATCATAACCATAAAATATGATCTTAATTGAAATACATTCATTTGTCTTAAAAAAACTGAAGAATAACCACATCAAGTAATTAAGTTAAGTGATTTCTTGTATAAAATTAATGACtctaaaactttttaattaccattataaaaaaaacaaatcaactaaaattgacaaaaattaaaatcatattaaatgaagaaaaaaccaCATTCCACAAACTCAACAAAACTAGaacaaaaaatagtattttaaagaaaatatcttaCGGAATAGTGCccaataatatataacaaaaaatattaaaaaagtaccAAACATGGGAAATTTCCTAGACAACTAACACTACAAAAGACTTGAATTAGTAGTCATAGGTAAATCTGAATAAGTGAAACCAGAAAACAGAgtgataattataattatagtaataaaataGGGTGGAAGAAACTCTAAAAGCACTGCCTCTGTCCTGGCTCAGCGATCAAATTCCTCACGCCATGCGCAAGCCAAAGAAAGAGATCCCTGAAACAATCAACATGGAAACAACTGAAAACACACCAGTTGTTGAAGCCGAGTTTGATCTACCAGCAGTggttgtggtggtggtggtggtggtggctgGCGTGGCTGTGGTGGCCGTACCATCAGAAGGTGGAGCCTTCCCAGTTGAAGGAGTAGTGTCTTTTCCTGCTTTGACAGTGACGGCAAGTTTCATGCCGCCAGAACAATGTCCGGGAACAGAACATATGAAGTAATGAGTGCCTGCAGTCTTGAGGGCAATGGTGGTTGCGCCACTACTGTCTGTACTAATTGAATTCCCTGCGCTGCATGATTTGTAGTCACTCTCTTTAACTTCATCCACTGTGTGCCCAGCTCCATAGTTGAACACTGTCACACAAATCAaacttaaaaattgatattttatatataattatacaaCATCATCGTATAGTCATGAATTGTTTCCTAGTTCTTACCAAGACTATCACCCACTGCGAAGGCTTTGTCACTGGTCCATGAGCTATAATCAGAACCAATTGCCCAACCTGAAGAATCTCCGACGGTGTGGACGGTTGCGAGGGTTGGCAGAACCATGGTGATTGCTATGAGTGAGCCGAAAACCAAAGCAGTGGAGGAAGCCATGATTTGGTGAGAGAATGGGAGGAAGAAGGGAAGTAGAGTACAGAGAAGGCTCTGAAGATGCAATTGGAAAATGGGTTTGATTTATATTGTTATAAGAGAAGGTGATGGGAGTTGTTAAGAGTTAGGGCCAGCTGTCGCATTCTGCATCAGGATATGACTTCAGTTGCACTTCATACCTAACATCCACAAAAGATGGTGTTATGGCTTCTTTCCAACTCTCATTATCAGATACGAAATAGTGGTTGAGTTCAATTATTCTGCTGCAATCATGATGCCTTTTGACTAAACCTCTAGTACTCTCACAGGATCGGTTGTAAATCATGCACATGTAATGCAAGTATCTCAATTTTAAACTCTCTTCAACtgatgttttcttttgttttttttaaggaaatttCATGTTCCagttttgtaatattatattcCGACCAATACTTGGGAAGTTAACTAGTTTTGCTTCCCAGAAACTCCTGTCTATATCTGATATGGTCCTTTAATAATCTCCATCATTATAAAAGTGATTGAAAACAAATACTTCCTTAGAACCTACACAATAATAAAACTACTAACTTACTAAGTCTTAACTAGTATTTGTTTGATAAATTAAGTTTTCAAATGTACGAAACTTTTAGCCATGCTACGATCAATAAATTCTCAATAAGTAATGATATATCGGCATGCTAAAAAAGgaacattaataattataaagtgTTACACGTCAACTTTTTTTGTGAAAGATATGATTGCGTTGCTTATGGCCACTCCTAAGGAATGAAGACAGTAGATGGTATTGGACAAGAAAATAAAGCTAATACTTTTCAAGGGATTTACgcacaattaataaaataaaaccacaCCTTCTAGAACGAATGAATTAGCAGCTACCGAGTATGTTTCCCGTAGTACcatatttaaaaacattgtGGTGTTTCGTTTTCACTATGGTTTATTTCCTACCACGTAACTGCATCTGACATTTGAAAAACAGCAAGTTAGCATGAAGAAATTATGGTGAAGGTGGCAACGAGAGAAGGATTTGTTTGTGGCGGCAAAAGATGAGGTTTGGGAAAGAATGTGACATGTGAAATCTTGATCCTAACAGCTTACCAAACACGATGACTGAATAAAGTTGAGTAGCACGTTAAATTAAATCATGATAACAGTATACTTAAGCTTTGAAATTACTACATAATGGCTACggttacatttttaattattgaaattgtatAAGCAAGAACTAAAATTAGTAACacttatcaattttaaaatctaaaaggAAAGTGTGAAGCCTGGTTGTATGGGTGGGTCTTACTCTGAGCTCTTAGTGACGAGGCCATTACGTAGAATAAAGGTGCTAAGGTTGTAGGGGCCCCTACGCTAGGGCcaactactttatttttattgtggTTTTAGTTAATATCAAGGGAACATTTTATAAAGGGTTTGAACTTTCCAGCTATATATTCAGCTGAACTTTATCACCAAATGTAACCATAATTTTGTTGTATAGTATTAGCTAGTATATAGAGTACTACCTTCAGATTTGACATGAGATGAAAATCAATTCAGTCTATCTCATCTTAGTCGTTGTTAGAATCAACACGGGACCATTTCTTTCTACACTTCTATAGTTTCTGTGTACATCCTTATAGGTGTGggttaagaaaattattttaacccCTCTTATATCAGTCAATGATCAGCTTagctcaattttaaaaaatacaaaaattaatttatatttttttaatgtatctttttaaaatttaattcatgtaaataaaattaattttactttttagatGCAAATAATGTTTGATAGGTACCCAAactaatatttgataaataactTCGATAAAGGAAAGGTGCCACAGACTAATGTTTGATAGGCCTAAAGATGATTGTcacaaaaattagaaaattctTGATAAGATGGCAAGATGTAGGAAAAGTCCTAGGAGAGATAACTTTACAATTATATTTGGCAAACgtatattattatgaatttctaaagatttataaatacaaaataagatGTGAGTGGTGGGTTCAAATCATTACTACAACcataatgttaatatttttatt
This Vigna angularis cultivar LongXiaoDou No.4 chromosome 4, ASM1680809v1, whole genome shotgun sequence DNA region includes the following protein-coding sequences:
- the LOC108331136 gene encoding blue copper protein, translating into MASSTALVFGSLIAITMVLPTLATVHTVGDSSGWAIGSDYSSWTSDKAFAVGDSLVFNYGAGHTVDEVKESDYKSCSAGNSISTDSSGATTIALKTAGTHYFICSVPGHCSGGMKLAVTVKAGKDTTPSTGKAPPSDGTATTATPATTTTTTTTTAGRSNSASTTGVFSVVSMLIVSGISFFGLRMA